Below is a window of Enterobacter kobei DNA.
GCAGATGTGTTCGGTGATCGCCACGATAGCGTGTTTTTTACCCTTCGCGATGCCCGCTTTGATTTCGTTAACCAGGTCTTCGCGGTTGAATTCCACTTCCGGCAGCACGATGAACTCGCAGCCGCCCGCGATAGCCGCAGCCAGCGTCAGGTCGCCGCAGTAACGGCCCATGACTTCAACGATGGAGATACGCTGGTGAGAAGAAGAGGTGTCACGCAGACGGTCAATCGCTTCAACAACCGTGTGTAGCGCGGTGAAGTAACCGATGGTGTAGTCAGTACCGGCAACGTCGTTATCGATGGTGCCTGGCAGACCGATGCACGGGAAGCCCATTTCAGTCAGGCGTTTCGCGCCCATGTAAGAGCCATCGCCGCCGATAACGACCAGCGCATCGATACCGCGTTTTTTCATGTTTTCGATAGCCACAGCGCGGATATGCTCTTCACGGAATTCCGGGAAGCGTGCGGAGCCAAGGAAAGTACCGCCACGGTTGATCATGTCGGACACGCTGTAACGGTCGAGCTGCACCATGCGATCTTCGTAAAGACCCAGGTAACCGTCATAAATACCACAAACTTCCAGGCCTTCCGTTAATGCCGCGCGCACAACGCCACGAATTGCAGCGTTCATGCCCGGCGCATCACCGCCACTTGTCAACACACCGATTTTCTTAATCATGACTACCTCTGAACTTTGGAATGCAAAATGAATTCTGTTGCCCGAAGCGACTCCCCCGAAGGAGTGAACAACGATGTTGCGAATAGTATATCAATATCTCTGTGCTGAATTGATTCAGGTCAGGCGAAATGGCGCTAATTTCTGTACAAAAAAGTGGCCTGACTCACTCTTTTACAACCGATCACAAAGCATTGATTGACGTACCCTTTTCCTGAGGTACTACCGAACAAGGATCCTGATGGATGATGACATCTGAGCCCGGAAAGCGTTGCAGGATCGCCTGCTCGACCTGTTCAGCCACCAGATGCGCCTGAACAAGCGGGAGATTGTCATCCATTTCCAAATGAATCTGTATAAAGCGGGTCGGCCCTGACTGCCGCGTGCGAAGGTCGTGCGCGCCGCTGACGCCAGGCCAGCGAGTGACGATTTCGAATATTTCCTGACGCTCGATGTCAGGCAACGCCCGATCCAGCAATGACTGGACCGCTTCATAGCCCATGCGTAGCGCGCTGTACAATATGTAAACACCAATGCCTAATGCAAATAACGCATCGGCACGGTGCCAGCCATACCAGGACAGGCCAAGGGCGATGAGAATAGCGCCATTCATCATAACATCAGACTGATAATGAAGCATATCTGCCCGTACCGCCTGGCTTTGGGTTTTTCTTACCACCCAGCGCTGAAAGGTGACGAGGATCACAGTGCTGAGCAGCGCAATCACCGTTACGACCACCCCGATACCGGGCGCATTCAGCGGTTCAGGGCGTGCCAGATGCTGTATGCCGGTCAAAAACAGGAACAGCGCTGAACCGGAAATAAACATACTTTGCGCCAGCGCGGCCAGCGATTCCGCCTTGCCGTGACCAAAGGTGTGCTCGTCATCCGCAGGCTGTAAGGAGTAACGCACGACCAGCAGGTTAGTCAGGGAAGCAGCAATATCGACCAGCGAATCGACCAGCGCCGCCAGAATACTCACCGAACCGGTGTGCCACCACGCGACGATTTTGATCAGCAATAACACGCTTGCGAGGATCGTCGCCGCGACCGCCGCCCGGCTGACCAGCCGTCCATAAGATTGATTCATAGAGACTCCTGCCAGAATACAGGAACCAGTATAACGGATGT
It encodes the following:
- the fieF gene encoding CDF family cation-efflux transporter FieF (FieF, a metal efflux transporter, is a member of the CDF (cation diffusion facilitator) family of transporters.) → MNQSYGRLVSRAAVAATILASVLLLIKIVAWWHTGSVSILAALVDSLVDIAASLTNLLVVRYSLQPADDEHTFGHGKAESLAALAQSMFISGSALFLFLTGIQHLARPEPLNAPGIGVVVTVIALLSTVILVTFQRWVVRKTQSQAVRADMLHYQSDVMMNGAILIALGLSWYGWHRADALFALGIGVYILYSALRMGYEAVQSLLDRALPDIERQEIFEIVTRWPGVSGAHDLRTRQSGPTRFIQIHLEMDDNLPLVQAHLVAEQVEQAILQRFPGSDVIIHQDPCSVVPQEKGTSINAL
- the pfkA gene encoding 6-phosphofructokinase, translating into MIKKIGVLTSGGDAPGMNAAIRGVVRAALTEGLEVCGIYDGYLGLYEDRMVQLDRYSVSDMINRGGTFLGSARFPEFREEHIRAVAIENMKKRGIDALVVIGGDGSYMGAKRLTEMGFPCIGLPGTIDNDVAGTDYTIGYFTALHTVVEAIDRLRDTSSSHQRISIVEVMGRYCGDLTLAAAIAGGCEFIVLPEVEFNREDLVNEIKAGIAKGKKHAIVAITEHICDIDELAKYIEEETQRETRATVLGHIQRGGSPVPYDRILASRMGSYAIELLLQGHGGRCVGIQNEKMVHHDIIDAIENMKRPFKGDWLDCAKKLY